From Centropristis striata isolate RG_2023a ecotype Rhode Island chromosome 16, C.striata_1.0, whole genome shotgun sequence, a single genomic window includes:
- the tmem229b gene encoding transmembrane protein 229b codes for MVTVETPEAPVPLTALSRWYLYAIHGYFCEVMFTAAWEFVVNCNWKFPGVTSVWALFIYGTCILIVEQMYLKLRGRCPVLLRCIIYTLWTYLWEFGTGLLLRQFNACPWDYSEFRYNFKGLITAEYAVPWFCASFIVERLVIRKTLRLRFHEGPEDGWSNQLLAAGAGGAAGGGRRRERSRGAGNDANGYLKGE; via the coding sequence ATGGTCACTGTGGAAACCCCGGAGGCTCCTGTACCTCTGACGGCGCTGTCACGCTGGTACCTCTACGCCATCCATGGCTACTTCTGCGAGGTCATGTTCACGGCCGCCTGGGAGTTTGTGGTGAACTGCAACTGGAAATTCCCCGGCGTGACGAGCGTGTGGGCGCTCTTCATCTATGGCACCTGCATCCTCATCGTGGAGCAGATGTACCTGAAGCTGCGCGGCCGCTGCCCCGTGCTGCTGCGCTGCATCATCTACACTCTATGGACGTACCTGTGGGAGTTCGGCACGGGGCTGCTGCTGCGCCAGTTCAACGCCTGTCCCTGGGACTACTCCGAGTTCCGCTACAACTTCAAGGGACTGATCACGGCAGAGTACGCCGTGCCCTGGTTCTGTGCATCCTTCATCGTGGAGCGCCTGGTGATCCGCAAAACGCTGCGGCTGCGGTTCCACGAGGGGCCCGAGGACGGCTGGTCAAACCAGCTACTGGCtgctggagcaggaggagctgcgGGTGgcgggaggaggagagagaggagcagggggGCGGGAAATGATGCCAATGGCTACCTtaaaggagaatga